From Gossypium raimondii isolate GPD5lz chromosome 11, ASM2569854v1, whole genome shotgun sequence:
GCAAAAAGTGCGTAGAAGGTGTAGGTTCTTAAATAGGATTGATGTTTCAGCTGATGGTTTATAAGGTCTTTGTTTGGCTTGGAAGAAGAATATTACAATTAATCTGAGGAGTTTCTCTAGGAGTCATATAGACGTTACTTTTCAAGAGACTGATGAGGGGAAACAATGGAGGTTTACTAGTTTCTATGGGCCTCATTTGTAGGCAGTAGACATGGTTCTTAGAATTTTCTAAGAAATCTTAGATGCTCTTAAGAATTACCTTGGCTAGTGTGTAGTGATTTTAATGAGATCATGTATTCTTTGAGAAGGTTGAGAGAGTGGCAAAGGAAGAAATGAGAATGGAGGGTTTCCAAGGAGTTTTAGAAGAATGCCGGTTAATGGATGTTGAGTACTTTGAAACTTGGTTTACATGGGAAAAGGGTAATTTACCGGAAACAAATATCAGAGAGTGACTGGATAGATGAGTGGTGAATGTTGAATGGATGAACACATTTCTGAATGTAGTGATTCAACACTTGCCATATTCTTTTTCGTATCATTGTCCGCTTCTCATTCATATGGAACATGAGAGGAATAGACTGAGGatgaaaatgtttcaatttGAGACATTGTGGGTATTGGAAGAATCGTTTGAGGGGGAGGTAAAGCGAATCTGGGAGTCTACTTTAGGATATATTTTTGCTAAGCTGGAAAGTTTAATGAATGATTTTGAGAGATTAGTTGGTTTTGTTATAAGTAAAAGGGAAGACTTTTAGAGGGATTTGATCAGAAAACTAGAAGAGATGATGGAAAAGGAAATAGATGACGAAAATCTAGCAGAACTTATCGATACTAAAATCCAGCTTAATTTAAAGATCAACAAGGATGAAGTGTATTAAGAGCAAAGAGCGCATGCTAACTGGCTGAGGTTGAGGGATAAAAATATGGCTTTTTTCCACAACTTTGCTTCTCAACATAGAAGAATGAACATAATTATATGCTTGAAACATTATGATGGGAGGGAAACTATGGATGAGGGTGAAATGGAGGAAATTGCCTAGAGTTATTTTCAAAACCTATTATCGATAAGTGGGTTGAAGATATGGACCATATTTTATCGGGGGTAGAGTGTTGTATTCCGAATGATGCAAATTTGATGCTAATGGCGAAGTATACGGAGGAAGAGGTCTATGTGGCATTGAAAGACATGAGACCAACAAAGACGCCTAAAGCAGATGGATTCCCgactttattttttcaaaaatgctgGCATATAGTGGGAAGATACATCAATTCTTGCTGCTTGGGAGTCTTGAATGAAGGTATGAGGATAAACTCTATGAACGCTACCAATATTGTTCTAACTCCTAAAATTTCCCATCCTATGATTTAGTGAATATTAGGCCAATTAGCTTGTGCAATGTTCTTTATAAGGTGGTAGCAAATATGGTAGCTAATTGTTTCCAAAAAAATCTTGGATGTTTGTATTGATAGCGTTTAGAGTGCTTTTGTGTTGGGCAGGTAGATATCTGATAATGTGTTGTTAGCTTATGAGATTTTGCATACTTTTCGACAAAAGAGAATAGGGAAAAAAAGGTTTAATAGCGTTAAAATTAGATATGGGTAAGGTTTATAACCGAGTTGAATGGTAATTTTTAAGGGTGATGATGGAACGTTTAGGGTTTGATAGGTCATAGGTGGATATTGTTGTGAAATGCATCATTTTTGTCTCGTATTCCATAATTGTGAATAGGAAAGCTAAGGAGATATTTAGACCTGCTAGAGGACTTCGGCAAGGGGATCCGTtgaatccatttttttttctgatcTGTAGTGAGGGACTATCGAATCTTATGAGACTTGCTTTGAAAGATGGCTTGATAAAGGGGCAAAGGCTAGTAGAAGGAGCCCTCAGATATCACATCTGTTATTTGCAGACGATTGtgttattttcaaagaaataaatgataGGGGAGTACAGACTTTAAAAGTGATCTTGATGGAGTATAAGGTATGTTCAGGGCAATGCGTTAATTATGACAAATCCCTCGTTTTCTGTAGTTCTAGTACTTCTGAAGGAGATAGAGAAATGGTTTCATGTATTTTGGGGGTTAGATACTCGAATGATCCTGTGAGGTATTTAGGCTAACTAATATGGTGgggagaaagaaaaaggtatcATTTCAGATATTAAAGGATCAATTCAAGAAAAGGATTGATAGTAGGAGTACGAGATTTTTGTCACAATGAGGAAATGAgatctttataaaatttattttacaagccattaccacccctagccTGACCACGACCTCTAGGCGGCTATTGAACTACCCCCGGTGGCTGTGCAGTACCAGAACCCACAGCTTGTACCTGATTGGCCCTCAGTGGACACTCTCGAACACGGTGCTCAGTAGACCCACATCTTAAATAATCCCCAGTTGTCCTCCAACATTCGCTCGGATGGCGTCTTCCACAATGCCTACAAGGCGTGATCCCAGTAGGTGCAACAAGGGCCCCAACTCTAACTGGCCCACAAGATCTAACAGTTTTCTTAGGCCTCATCGCAGAACTCGAAGGCtccgaatccctcttattcttgcctCTCTTCTTATCCTGGTTTTAGAGTTCAGCGCTCTTCACCTCCTCGGCGATGTTCGCGTTCTATACCAATGATGAAAAGTCACGCTCCCTTTGCAGAGCTATCAAAACTCTCAAACTGTCCTTGAGTCCATCATCGAAGTGGACACAATACTCATATTCAGTCGCCACTATGCCTCGCGCATAACGGCTCAATCTCAGAAACTCGGCCTCATACTCGGGCACTGAACGATCCCCTTGCGTGAGATTCAGAAACTCACGTCTTCTAGAGTCAATGTAGCTTGCCTCCACATATTTACCTTAAAAAGCAGATTTATAGAAATCCCAAGTCAGTTGTTCGGGTTGAGTGCTCTCCTTAACAGTCAGCCACCATTGGTATGCTTCAACTCGAAGTAAGGAAATAACCCATTTCAATTTCTGTTCAGGGGTAAAGTCTAGATCATCCATGATTCTTTCCGTGGCCTCCATCCAGTACTCGACCACGCTAGGGGCGACTCCAGTGACACCCCTGAATAGCTCAGCCTTATTGGACCGGAGTCATTCCGTAACTGACTCTCGGCCTCCAGATCCAGTGTTGGGCCCAGCGACCCTCTCTAATATCCTCAGTATAGCCTGGGACAAGGCGTCGTCCCCGACCATGTGATCATGAGACCCAGTCTCTGTAGCAGGTGAAACCGATGTCTCGCTCGTATCCAGATTCTGCATGCTGCCTAACGACGAGGGCTCAGCTCGAGCCCCCCTACAGCCTCTACCTTGGCCTTTAGTACGCTATCCGTGAATACCTCGTGCACTCATTGTAGAATTCGTAGCTTATCTGGGTTAACAGTTTTATGAATCAATTACAGTTTCGATATCTATTAGTagatattttatgtaaaatagtaTTAGAAGTTTAGAGTTTGTTATCACGAATCGCAATCCTACTACAGTTTTCAGTTTCGCTACTATTTTCAGTATACATTATCTACAGTGTTCATTATGACtgaatctagcgatgtcacatgaaaagggatttgaagacaagattatcgagtttaaaaaccgttacagtaagttagcttttatttaacttgaaaaaaaaactagttgatttgctttaaaacttgtctcttagcggaagcttttgtaactaattaatttagggagaatcgtttctatttacgaaaaaccttaaggcacgtttggttcgctgtaatggaatagagctgtaatggaatagaggcgtaatagtaattcaattgtttggttgaatgtaatggaatagaggcgtaatagtattcttgtgtttggttgaatggaatgatattgtaatagcataagaaaaaaactaaaatgactagaatacccttagtagaattttttttaggtagatgattattgttattgttattaaattttaataagattattaatataaataatatataatttaatcatattttaacataattattattaaatataatttaataaaatatataatttaataaaattcttaatattaaatattcttatatgaattttcttaaatcataatatataatactataaaatataatttaacataattattattaaatataatttcataaaacatataatttaataaaattcttaatattaaatattcttatatgaatttaataaaatcataatatataatactataaaatataatttaaaataattattattaaatataatttaataaaaatatataatttaataaaattcttaatattaaatattcttaaatgaatttactaaaatcataatatataatactataaaatataatttaaaataataattattaaaaatataatttagtaaaactatataatttaataaaattcttaatattaaatattcttagaatttactaaaatcataatatataatactataaaatataatttaaattaattatttttaaatataatttaataaaatatataatttaataaaattcttaagattaaatattcttaaatgaatttactaaaatcataatatataacactataaaatataatttaaaataacaattattaaaaatataatttagtaaaatatataatttaataaaattcttaatattaaatattcttagaatttactaaaatcataatatataatactataaaatataatttaaattaattatttttaaatataatttaataaaagatataatttaataaaattcttaatattaaatattcttatatgaatttactaaaatcataatatataatactataaaatataatttaaaataattattattaaatataatttattaaaagtatataatttaataaaattcttaatattaaatattcttacaTGAATTTACTATAATcatgatatataatattataaaatataatctaaaataattattattaaatataatttaataaaatatataatttaataaaattcttaatattaaatattcttatatgaatttactaaaatcttaatatatggtactataaaatataatttataatctactttattatttttaaattgcaatacatatttaatgtgctaaaatatcattagtgaaacaaatagtttaattattctacaataaaaaaattagaagtaataaataacttgagaattatattttgcataaacataatattcatatattaacaaaaggttacatgaaattcatgaaattctatgtcataatccatatgttatacagttttacaacatcaaaaagttagaaaattgtaatgacataccatcccaaatattacaaatagaaaaagttacgaaaatatcatcaacagaaccatgatttttaatggttagcaagaaatcttctgacccgtTCCAACTGCAcatcagaaggtaaactaaagaaaacgagcatttgagttggatgatctggaattttgcTCAATGCTCGATAGCGCTCATCCACAGTTAAACATTCTATTTCACACAAGGTTGGATATAAATTTGTTGCTTTttcttggatgatctggaattcttCTGACTTTTGTTGAACTATcacatcggaggcaatactcctactgatttgttcGCCAATGGCCCGCATGTTTTCcgccaataaagtggcagcatcatgaaatgaaaaagaaaaatgatcacTTGCatcataattcttttttttcttctttgaagatGTGGAACCCCCTTGGTTTCTATCTGGTTGCGGTTCCGtagcagaaacatccatgtcatccaaagagacATCAACTTCGCAGTCGTAGAATTCGTTTATTTCTTCATTAATATCTGTAGTAGGTACATCCTgaacatttatttcttcaataacaTCAGCggctgtttgagcatctttcccagtcgctcgatctcttgcgtatatggcagtaagttggtcgtagtaagggaaactacgatgtttgaattgaccggcttctttatgactctataaaaatgaggaaatcatattagttataagtttggtaaaaataagataatatagacttgaaataattcttacatCTAAATAAGAGTTCCAaaccgcatcttcagcaacaacgagctgcctatactcatcccaaccaaaaccgctattgttttggccattaagcatgtcatacacGATTGACCAATCCCTTTTTAGTAACCTAATCCCTGATGCAATATTAGGTCTAGCCTTCAACATTGTATtgggtaaagccttttctaacattttttccaactcgtttaaataaccggctttgaaccccTTATTAGCATTAaaggttccaacattgtgcaagtccaTCATACAGGAAACCAATGTTGCATCTTCTTCTgaaacccatttccttttggttcctcAAGAAGCTTGGGAAGAAACATTTGATTCTGaaacacctgacataattatcttaagaaaaaaaacaaattaaaattaagtttaatatcatgaatcaaaaggtgaacactttataaaattaaaattaagttcaatatcatgaatcaaaagctcaacactgtataaaattataacacatgatgaatgaaaagaaattaaattataattcaataagtttagtacaatacaaaaaacaattcaaacaccaccaaagtttcacaaactagatacataaaatcacataaacaaattaactcaaactcattttgtccctaaacctaactaatttctagatgcttgccattcatcgaacatttggttggctagttccatcctccaagtagcccatgcatctgatggatgaatatttatgatattcggttcatcgtcacctaccacattactaggtaatccttctcccacctccgcttcaataggatcaatactcatatgggttcgaataaaattatggagcaaacaacatgcaataatgattctattgtgcacccttataggatagaatgatggactcctaagtattccccatctaagttttaataacccaaagcatctttcaataacattacgtgctgaggcatgttacatattaaaaaattcttgcggagtacttggctgataaccctgacgccactcattcaaatatatcgttgtcctctaaaaggtgcaagaaatccctcacaatttatgtatccagcatcaactagataataataacctataatttttttttaaaatgattaattcccCAAAAAAAGTTTgatattaatgaataattcaaagtcctttaactatccactttaccatgaggaacttttagtccatgtctcctactaatgacatctcgaagaacccgtccatcaacaacagaaccttcccaaccaggaataacataaacaaattgcatatcaggtgtacaaacacctagcatatttgttgctatgtcaccttttcgcgttcgatatctaggtttatcaactgttggaaccctaatcttgatgtgggttccatcaagagcacctaagcaattctatatcacatgtgataaaaccttgagttaggatactaaatttaaatctaaatcaactaaattacgtacaagctatatataaaactcagtcaaataccttaaaccatttccaccttgtgtctgAAAAATTAGCTGTAATTGGCTctgcctttttaaataacacatcttgtaagcgtatgacaacatttaaaaccctatgaaatgatctgctaacagtttccccggacctattaaagtgatgcttgataactcaatttttaaggtgatgggaaatgatatgtaaaaacattgccacttgctcatcaacaagcatgttccttgacgacttcaatccccctaacgtttgtaacatctcacatagtttaaaaaagacaaatctattcatcctaacttgttcaatacaggtctcgtcactagcatatataagccttttcacataatcccgttttgcataaaaatctaaaatataggacctaatccttggtctataagtatgtaggctatgACTGACACCCAATGTAGGTAAGAACCAACTCGTAATTCTACAGATttgcaaccatattgtcaatgcaatgctaattcttttacgcctcacactttgtgcaattaaaggcagacgagccattactgcaagatATTAATGTGTTCCATAGTGTCAAATCATAGTAAAAGGGTCATATTTCTccaatcataatttcaataacagtaaaataaaattaaataatttaattgccaAAAAACTTACAGTGATTGTGTGAATACAAGATGCTCAACTGTGGGTGGAGGAAGCAATCAAACAAGCTGCTTCAATAGGAAACaataacacactatcaaagaaaaatgaacaacacaaatttagaatttttacgaagcaaaaaatagaaattaaaattatctttgcaacTTGAAAatcatttctttatcaaattaGTTGTCATGAACTAAAAGCACTTTAGGCCTCGATAATACAATCACAGATGACATGCCTTAGTCTATTAACCGAAACCTTATGTAGAAGTAGACTATCCTTGTGAGgtgaacaaattttgaaaatagcgAGGAagcaatttgcataaattcttCGTCTTCAAAATCTTTGATCATGTTATCATGTTGATGCTTTGTAGGTATTGTATAATtgagctaaaattaaaatttcatctatatattgaattaaaattaaatttatatttatacaattgcaccaaaataacctttttaaatcacattcgcattaaattaaaatttaatgtaattttaagatttatttgaaattttgttgtcactagcatttaatattcattacGATTAATTATGTACaagattttgttaattaaaacaattaaagactttataattattaaacggtatttaataattaaatatataatttaattatttttattttaataaattgcaatattaaaaataaaaatattaaaaataaaaaaatttaatttaatttaattaatttgtaaatatataatttaattagttttatgaatttaattatttttattttaacagatgcattatttaataaattggaatattaaaaataaaaatattaaaaataaaaaatatataatataatttaattaatttgtaaatatataatttgattagttttatgcatttaattatttttattttaacagatgcattatttaataaattggaatattaaaataaaaaatatccaaACTTTacttaaattacaaaaataaacaaatgcattatttagtaaattgaaaaataattgcaTAAAACCAAtccataacaataaaattaaaacttgaataataattgaaaataatag
This genomic window contains:
- the LOC105803743 gene encoding uncharacterized protein At2g29880-like, producing the protein MMDLHNVGTFNANKGFKAGYLNELEKMLEKALPNTMLKARPNIASGIRLLKRDWSIVYDMLNGQNNSGFGWDEYRQLVVAEDAVWNSYLDSHKEAGQFKHRSFPYYDQLTAIYARDRATGKDAQTAADVIEEINVQDVPTTDINEEINEFYDCEVDVSLDDMDVSATEPQPDRNQGGSTSSKKKKKNYDASDHFSFSFHDAATLLAENMRAIGEQISRSIASDVIVQQKSEEFQIIQEKATNLYPTLCEIECLTVDERYRALSKIPDHPTQMLVFFSLPSDVQLERVRRFLANH